The Micromonospora sp. Llam0 genome includes a window with the following:
- a CDS encoding bifunctional oligoribonuclease/PAP phosphatase NrnA — protein MADQAAGPTGDEWAAAVAAVRAVPPGGRVLLLCHVNPDGDALGSMLGFGLGLTRLGRCTVQAAFPGNQELPPSLRGMPGSHLLVQPDEAWADPDLALCFDVASASRLNTLADRMTARTAIVVDHHASNTRFGGIHLVDPTAAATSVVVDQLLGRLGVPLDREIAECLYIALITDTGSFRFDMTTPAVHQFAARLLATGISPAEVSRRVFDSRPFGAVQLFGAVLQRSVLEPAAAGGQGLVWTHATLADLERYDQPPYVLEALIDSVRCTVEADVSCVLKQVSETGWAVSMRSKGGVDVSAVAVALGGGGHRLAAGFTGVGSADEVIAAIRAQLG, from the coding sequence ATCGCCGATCAGGCGGCCGGGCCGACCGGGGACGAGTGGGCGGCGGCGGTCGCCGCGGTCCGGGCGGTCCCGCCGGGCGGACGGGTCCTGCTGCTGTGCCACGTCAACCCCGACGGTGACGCGCTCGGCAGCATGCTCGGCTTCGGGCTGGGCCTGACCCGGCTCGGCCGCTGCACGGTGCAGGCCGCGTTTCCCGGCAACCAGGAGTTGCCGCCCTCCCTGCGCGGAATGCCCGGCTCCCACCTGCTGGTCCAGCCGGACGAGGCGTGGGCCGATCCGGATCTGGCGCTCTGCTTCGACGTGGCGAGCGCGTCCCGGCTGAACACCCTCGCCGATCGGATGACGGCCCGGACGGCGATCGTGGTCGACCACCACGCCTCCAACACCCGGTTCGGCGGTATCCATCTGGTGGACCCGACCGCGGCGGCCACCTCGGTGGTGGTCGACCAACTGCTCGGCCGGCTCGGCGTACCGTTGGACCGGGAGATCGCCGAGTGTCTCTACATCGCGCTGATCACCGACACCGGGTCGTTCCGGTTCGACATGACCACCCCGGCGGTGCACCAGTTCGCCGCCCGGTTGCTGGCCACCGGCATCAGCCCGGCCGAGGTCTCCCGGCGGGTCTTCGACAGCCGACCGTTCGGGGCGGTCCAGCTCTTCGGCGCGGTGCTGCAACGTAGCGTCCTGGAGCCGGCGGCAGCCGGCGGCCAGGGTCTCGTCTGGACCCATGCCACCCTGGCCGATCTGGAACGTTACGACCAGCCGCCGTACGTGCTGGAGGCGTTGATCGATTCGGTCCGGTGCACGGTCGAGGCGGATGTGAGCTGCGTGCTCAAGCAGGTGAGCGAGACCGGATGGGCGGTCTCGATGCGTAGTAAGGGCGGCGTCGACGTGAGTGCGGTGGCGGTGGCGCTCGGCGGCGGTGGGCATCGGCTCGCCGCCGGCTTCACCGGCGTCGGTAGCGCCGACGAGGTCATCGCCGCCATCCGCGCCCAGCTTGGCTGA
- the truB gene encoding tRNA pseudouridine(55) synthase TruB: MTSHDVVARIRRLAGTRRVGHGGTLDPMATGVLVVAVNRATRLLTYVIGVGKTYTATIRLGVSTVTDDAEGEVTGRSPVDGVTEERIRAGLSALTGEIDQVPSAVSAIKINGQRAYRRVRSGEQVELAARRVTISRLDPVAVHPPTDGSVDVDVEVSCSSGTYIRAIARDLGAALGVGGHLTALRRTAVGGFTAAEAATLAELEDRAPDVVQLPMATAASRFLTGREVGAEEARVLGHGGPIAPVGRPGPYAVYARDGELLAVVSERDGRARAEIVLAPA; encoded by the coding sequence ATGACCTCGCACGACGTCGTCGCCCGGATCCGACGGCTGGCCGGCACCCGGCGGGTGGGCCACGGCGGCACCCTGGACCCGATGGCGACCGGCGTGCTGGTGGTCGCGGTGAACCGGGCCACCCGGCTGCTCACCTACGTGATCGGCGTCGGAAAGACCTACACGGCGACCATCCGGCTCGGCGTGTCGACGGTGACCGACGACGCCGAGGGGGAGGTCACCGGCCGGTCACCGGTGGACGGTGTCACCGAGGAGCGGATCCGGGCCGGGCTGTCCGCGCTGACCGGGGAGATCGACCAGGTGCCCAGCGCGGTCAGCGCTATCAAGATCAACGGACAGCGGGCGTACCGGCGGGTCCGCTCCGGTGAGCAGGTCGAGCTGGCCGCCCGCCGGGTGACCATCTCCCGCCTCGACCCGGTCGCCGTCCACCCGCCGACCGACGGCAGCGTCGACGTCGACGTCGAGGTGTCCTGCTCGTCCGGCACGTACATCCGGGCCATCGCCCGGGACCTGGGGGCCGCGCTCGGCGTCGGCGGGCACCTCACCGCGCTGCGCCGGACCGCGGTCGGTGGGTTCACCGCGGCCGAAGCCGCGACCCTGGCCGAGCTTGAGGACCGGGCACCGGACGTGGTGCAGTTGCCCATGGCGACCGCCGCCAGCCGCTTCCTCACCGGCCGCGAGGTCGGCGCGGAGGAGGCGCGGGTGCTCGGCCACGGCGGCCCGATCGCACCGGTCGGGCGACCCGGGCCGTACGCGGTCTACGCCCGGGACGGCGAACTGCTCGCGGTGGTGTCGGAACGTGACGGCCGGGCCCGGGCGGAGATCGTGCTCGCGCCCGCGTGA
- the rpsO gene encoding 30S ribosomal protein S15, whose protein sequence is MALDQEAKRKIREEYATADADTGSPEVQVAVLTKRIADLTGHLKVHKQDHHSRRGLLLLVGRRRRLLNYLQKKDINRYRSLIERLGLRR, encoded by the coding sequence ATGGCGCTCGACCAGGAAGCCAAGCGCAAGATCCGCGAAGAGTACGCCACCGCCGACGCGGACACCGGTTCGCCGGAGGTCCAGGTCGCGGTGCTCACCAAGCGGATCGCCGACCTCACCGGGCACCTCAAGGTGCACAAGCAAGACCACCACAGCCGTCGTGGTCTGCTGTTGCTGGTCGGCCGGCGCCGCCGGCTGCTCAACTACCTGCAGAAGAAGGACATCAACCGCTACCGGTCGCTCATCGAGCGGCTCGGCCTGCGGCGGTGA
- the infB gene encoding translation initiation factor IF-2, translating into MRPKAPVPGPPPSAAPVAKPASAHDIEVAAAEARAAALKAEQEANVKAAQQAAKQRDTGRREPPADGGPRPKPGPGSVPPRPGSPAAGRSTGGRPSAPGAPSPGAPGRPGARPPARGGNNPFGISQGGGQRPAAGGGQRPNPASMPPRPSPASMPPRPSPASMPSQRPGRPGGPGGAGRPGGPGGGGRGGGGGGYRGGPGGGGGGGGYRGGPGGGGGGGGYRGGPGGGGGFRGGAPAGGGGRPGGGGRGRGGGTAGAFGRPGGRPTRGRKSKKQRRQEFDNLSAPTMSSGAPRGQGQAVRLSRGASLSDFADKINANPGSLVQEMFNLGEMVTATQSCSDETLQLLGEHLGFNVQIVSPEDEDRELLAQFNIDLDAEVDSDRLVTRPPVVTVMGHVDHGKTKLLDAIRQTNLVEGEAGGITQHIGAYQVHVPHDGVDRALTFIDTPGHEAFTAMRARGAQVTDIVVLVVAADDGVMPQTIEALNHAKAADVPIVVAVNKIDKPEANPDKVRQQLTEYGLVAEEYGGETMFVNVAAKPGIGIDQLLEAVLLTADAALELTAPTDGPAQGIAIEAHLDKGRGAVATVLVQKGTLRTGDSIVAGGAHGRVRAMLDEKGNQVAEAGPARPVLVLGLTAVPSAGDTFLAAQDDRTVRQIAEQRQARRRAASFANSRGRATLETLMEQIKEGEKTSLNLILKGDVSGSVEALEDALFKLDIPDEVQLRILDRGVGAITESNVMLASASAEAATIIGFNVRASNKVREIADREGVEIRYYTVIYQAIEEIDAALKGLLKPEFEEVELGSAEIRDVFRSSKIGNIAGCMVRSGIIRRNAKARLLRDGAVVADNVTISSLKRFKDDATEVREGFECGLTLGNYNNIQVGDIIETFEMREKVRT; encoded by the coding sequence ATGCGCCCCAAGGCCCCGGTGCCCGGTCCGCCGCCGTCGGCGGCCCCGGTGGCCAAGCCAGCGAGCGCGCACGACATCGAGGTGGCCGCCGCCGAGGCGCGGGCGGCAGCGCTCAAGGCCGAGCAGGAGGCCAACGTCAAGGCCGCCCAGCAGGCGGCGAAGCAGCGGGACACCGGCCGGCGGGAGCCTCCGGCGGACGGCGGTCCCCGACCCAAGCCCGGACCGGGGTCGGTGCCGCCGCGTCCGGGTAGCCCGGCAGCCGGTCGCTCGACCGGCGGTCGGCCGTCGGCGCCCGGTGCGCCGTCGCCGGGGGCACCCGGTCGGCCGGGTGCCCGCCCGCCGGCGCGGGGCGGTAACAACCCGTTCGGCATCAGCCAGGGTGGCGGGCAACGACCCGCCGCCGGTGGCGGCCAGCGGCCCAACCCGGCGTCGATGCCGCCGCGGCCGAGTCCGGCGTCGATGCCGCCGCGGCCGAGTCCGGCGTCGATGCCGTCGCAGCGCCCGGGTCGCCCCGGTGGTCCCGGTGGCGCCGGTCGCCCCGGTGGTCCCGGTGGCGGCGGCCGTGGCGGCGGTGGCGGCGGTTACCGGGGTGGTCCCGGTGGCGGCGGCGGTGGCGGCGGTTACCGCGGCGGCCCTGGTGGCGGCGGTGGCGGCGGCGGTTACCGGGGTGGTCCCGGTGGCGGCGGCGGTTTCCGTGGTGGTGCCCCTGCCGGTGGCGGGGGTCGGCCCGGTGGCGGCGGTCGCGGCCGTGGTGGCGGCACCGCGGGTGCCTTCGGGCGGCCTGGTGGCCGCCCGACCAGGGGCCGCAAGTCCAAGAAGCAGCGCAGACAGGAATTTGACAACCTCTCCGCGCCGACGATGAGTTCCGGCGCGCCGCGCGGCCAGGGCCAGGCGGTCCGGCTGTCGCGTGGGGCTTCGCTGTCGGACTTCGCTGACAAGATCAACGCCAACCCGGGGTCGCTGGTCCAGGAGATGTTCAACCTGGGCGAGATGGTCACCGCCACCCAGTCCTGCTCGGACGAGACGCTGCAGTTGCTGGGTGAGCACCTCGGGTTCAACGTGCAGATCGTCAGCCCGGAGGACGAGGACCGCGAACTGCTCGCGCAGTTCAACATCGACCTCGACGCCGAGGTGGACTCCGACCGGCTGGTCACCCGACCGCCGGTGGTGACCGTGATGGGTCACGTCGACCACGGTAAGACCAAGCTGCTCGACGCGATTCGGCAGACCAACCTGGTCGAGGGCGAGGCCGGCGGCATCACCCAGCACATCGGTGCCTACCAGGTGCACGTGCCGCACGACGGGGTGGACCGTGCGTTGACCTTCATCGACACCCCGGGTCACGAGGCGTTCACCGCCATGCGTGCCCGTGGTGCGCAGGTCACCGACATCGTGGTGCTGGTGGTCGCGGCCGACGACGGAGTCATGCCGCAGACCATCGAGGCGCTGAACCACGCCAAGGCGGCCGACGTGCCGATCGTGGTCGCGGTCAACAAGATCGACAAGCCGGAGGCCAACCCGGACAAGGTTCGCCAGCAGTTGACCGAGTACGGTCTGGTCGCCGAGGAGTACGGCGGCGAGACCATGTTCGTCAACGTGGCGGCCAAGCCGGGCATCGGCATCGATCAGCTGCTCGAGGCGGTGCTGTTGACCGCCGACGCGGCGCTCGAGCTCACCGCTCCGACCGACGGCCCGGCACAGGGCATCGCGATCGAGGCGCACCTGGACAAGGGCCGGGGCGCGGTGGCGACCGTACTGGTACAGAAGGGCACCCTGCGTACCGGTGACTCGATCGTGGCGGGTGGCGCACACGGCCGGGTCCGGGCGATGCTCGACGAGAAGGGCAACCAGGTCGCCGAGGCGGGCCCGGCCCGACCGGTCCTGGTGCTCGGCCTCACCGCGGTGCCCAGCGCCGGCGACACCTTCCTCGCCGCGCAGGACGACCGGACGGTGCGGCAGATCGCCGAGCAGCGGCAGGCCCGACGGCGGGCGGCCAGCTTCGCGAACTCGCGCGGCCGGGCCACCCTGGAGACGCTCATGGAGCAGATCAAGGAGGGCGAGAAGACCTCGCTCAACCTGATCCTCAAGGGCGATGTCTCCGGCTCGGTCGAGGCGTTGGAGGACGCACTGTTCAAGCTCGACATCCCGGACGAGGTCCAGCTGCGGATCCTGGACCGGGGTGTGGGTGCGATCACCGAGAGCAACGTGATGCTCGCGAGCGCGTCCGCCGAAGCGGCGACGATCATCGGTTTCAACGTCCGGGCCTCCAACAAGGTCCGGGAGATCGCCGACCGCGAAGGCGTGGAGATTCGGTACTACACCGTCATCTACCAGGCCATCGAGGAGATCGACGCGGCGCTCAAGGGCCTGCTCAAGCCGGAGTTCGAGGAGGTCGAGCTGGGCAGCGCGGAGATCCGCGACGTGTTCCGTTCGTCCAAGATCGGCAACATCGCCGGCTGCATGGTCCGTTCGGGCATCATCCGACGCAACGCCAAGGCCCGGTTGCTGCGCGACGGCGCGGTGGTGGCGGACAACGTCACCATCAGCTCGCTCAAGCGCTTCAAGGACGACGCGACCGAGGTCCGCGAGGGCTTCGAATGCGGTCTGACCCTGGGTAACTACAACAACATCCAGGTGGGCGACATCATCGAGACCTTCGAGATGCGGGAGAAGGTACGCACCTGA
- a CDS encoding DUF503 domain-containing protein: MFTGTAIFDMLLPGDSQSLKAKRSYVRPIVAALRRFEVSAAEVGALDRHGRAEIAVAVVAADAAHVREVLDNCERTVAGRPEIELLSVRRRLYGADD, from the coding sequence ATGTTCACCGGAACCGCCATCTTCGACATGCTGCTGCCCGGCGACTCCCAGTCGCTGAAGGCGAAACGTTCCTACGTACGCCCGATCGTCGCCGCATTGCGCCGATTCGAGGTCTCCGCCGCCGAGGTCGGCGCGCTCGACCGGCACGGCCGGGCGGAGATCGCGGTGGCCGTGGTCGCGGCCGACGCGGCGCATGTACGCGAGGTACTGGACAACTGCGAACGGACGGTGGCCGGTCGGCCCGAGATCGAGCTGCTCTCCGTCCGGCGCCGGCTCTACGGCGCAGACGACTGA
- a CDS encoding DUF6186 family protein has translation MSATRAAVIGGFVVALALFGLLEVLARRPGSRIPTFGDVCAYVMQYEVGRVPVGRIGVFGFWWWVGWHFFAR, from the coding sequence ATGAGCGCCACCCGGGCGGCGGTGATCGGCGGTTTCGTCGTCGCGCTGGCGTTGTTCGGGCTGCTGGAGGTGCTCGCCCGGCGGCCGGGCTCGCGGATTCCGACGTTCGGTGACGTCTGCGCGTACGTGATGCAGTACGAGGTGGGCAGGGTGCCGGTGGGCCGGATCGGGGTCTTCGGATTCTGGTGGTGGGTCGGCTGGCACTTCTTCGCGCGGTGA
- a CDS encoding MATE family efflux transporter — MVRLALPAFVVLAAEPIYVLVDTAVVGRLGPVALAAVAVGGTVMSVAAWLGTVAAYGTTGRAARRYGAGDRTAALAEGVQASWLGVCAGLLLAVALQILAGPITAGLAGAHGSVADAAEQWLRIAAWGAPGLLLAAAGNGWMRGVQETRRPVRYVLAANVVSAVLCPVLVYPLGLGLTGSAVANVVAQTLGGLLFVRALATAGAPLRPRPHLLLTHLTVGRDLLIRGAAFQVSFLSATAVAARYGTVQVGAHQIAIQLWFFTALAMDALAIAGQSLVGAALGAGDAAGARLLARRLVLFGLLAGVGFAALFTVGAPVIPGWFSPDPGVHDQAMVIWPWFVALQPVAGVVFALDGVFIGAGDLRYLRNLTIGGAFGGFLPVIWAGYLLDLGLAGIWAGLAVFMLVRLVGLVHRLRSPRWTVLGVPAGRT, encoded by the coding sequence ATCGTGCGCCTGGCACTGCCCGCCTTTGTGGTGCTGGCGGCCGAGCCGATCTACGTCCTCGTCGACACCGCCGTCGTCGGCCGCCTCGGGCCGGTGGCCCTCGCCGCCGTCGCGGTGGGTGGCACGGTGATGTCGGTGGCCGCCTGGCTCGGCACCGTCGCGGCGTACGGCACCACCGGCCGCGCCGCCCGCCGTTACGGCGCCGGTGACCGCACCGCCGCGCTGGCCGAGGGGGTCCAGGCGTCCTGGCTCGGAGTGTGCGCCGGACTGCTGCTCGCCGTGGCGCTGCAGATCCTGGCCGGTCCGATCACCGCTGGGCTCGCCGGGGCGCACGGCTCGGTCGCCGACGCCGCCGAGCAGTGGCTGCGGATCGCCGCCTGGGGCGCGCCGGGTCTGCTGCTGGCCGCCGCCGGCAACGGCTGGATGCGCGGTGTGCAGGAGACCCGCCGTCCGGTGCGGTACGTGCTGGCGGCGAACGTCGTCTCCGCCGTGCTCTGCCCGGTGCTGGTCTACCCGCTGGGACTGGGGCTGACCGGGTCTGCGGTGGCCAACGTCGTCGCGCAGACCCTGGGCGGTCTGCTCTTCGTCCGGGCGCTGGCGACGGCCGGGGCACCGCTGCGCCCCCGGCCGCACCTCCTGCTGACCCACCTCACCGTCGGACGTGACCTGCTGATCCGAGGCGCCGCGTTCCAGGTGAGCTTCCTGTCCGCCACCGCGGTCGCGGCCCGGTACGGCACCGTCCAGGTCGGCGCCCACCAGATCGCCATCCAGCTGTGGTTCTTCACCGCGCTGGCGATGGACGCGCTGGCGATCGCCGGGCAGTCGCTGGTCGGCGCGGCGTTGGGCGCCGGTGACGCGGCGGGCGCCCGGCTGCTCGCCCGCCGGCTGGTGCTGTTCGGCCTCCTCGCCGGCGTCGGATTCGCGGCACTGTTCACCGTCGGCGCTCCGGTGATTCCCGGCTGGTTCAGCCCCGACCCCGGGGTGCACGACCAGGCGATGGTCATCTGGCCGTGGTTCGTGGCGTTGCAGCCGGTGGCCGGGGTGGTCTTCGCTCTTGACGGAGTCTTCATCGGGGCGGGTGATCTGCGTTACCTGCGTAACCTCACGATCGGTGGCGCGTTCGGTGGATTCCTGCCGGTCATCTGGGCCGGCTACCTGCTCGACCTCGGCCTCGCCGGCATCTGGGCCGGGCTGGCGGTGTTCATGCTGGTCCGGCTGGTCGGGCTGGTCCACCGGCTGAGGTCGCCGCGGTGGACGGTACTCGGCGTGCCGGCCGGCCGGACCTGA
- a CDS encoding bifunctional riboflavin kinase/FAD synthetase, producing the protein MQRWRGVEAASGGWGRAVVTIGVFDGIHRGHQATIGHAVKRARDLGIQSVVVTFDPHPAEVVRPGSHPAVLSGPARKAELIEALGVDVLCVLPFTVEFSRLTAEQFVHDLLVEHLHAAVVVVGENFRFGHRATGDVALLARLGRRFGFAVEDASLVTDSGTVFSSTYIRSCIDAGDVTAAAAALGRPHRLEGVVVRGDRRGREIGFPTANLLTPRYAAVPADGIYAARLVRSDGPVRPDGLSGGGPGLPAAASIGTNPTFAGRDRRVEAYVLDFDRDIYGEQVAIDFVARLRETRRFDGVGPLVTQMNEDVAQVRTVLGV; encoded by the coding sequence ATGCAGCGGTGGCGGGGAGTCGAGGCGGCCAGTGGCGGCTGGGGCCGCGCGGTGGTCACCATCGGGGTGTTCGACGGCATCCACCGCGGGCATCAGGCAACCATCGGGCACGCCGTCAAGCGGGCCCGTGACCTCGGTATCCAGTCTGTGGTGGTGACCTTCGACCCGCATCCGGCGGAGGTGGTGCGGCCCGGTAGCCATCCGGCGGTACTCAGCGGCCCGGCCCGCAAGGCCGAGCTGATCGAAGCGCTCGGCGTGGACGTGCTCTGCGTACTGCCGTTCACCGTCGAGTTCTCCCGGCTGACCGCCGAGCAGTTCGTCCACGACCTGCTGGTCGAGCATCTGCACGCCGCCGTGGTGGTGGTGGGGGAGAACTTCCGGTTCGGGCACCGGGCCACCGGGGACGTCGCGCTGCTGGCGCGGCTCGGTCGCCGGTTCGGGTTCGCCGTGGAGGACGCCAGCCTGGTCACCGACAGCGGCACGGTCTTCTCGTCGACGTACATCCGGTCCTGTATCGACGCCGGGGACGTGACCGCCGCCGCCGCCGCGCTCGGCCGGCCGCACCGGCTCGAAGGGGTGGTGGTCCGCGGCGACCGGCGTGGCCGGGAGATCGGCTTCCCCACCGCGAACCTGCTCACCCCGCGGTACGCGGCGGTGCCGGCGGACGGCATCTACGCGGCCCGGCTGGTGCGCTCGGACGGCCCGGTCCGCCCGGACGGGCTCAGCGGAGGAGGCCCCGGGCTGCCGGCTGCGGCGTCCATCGGCACCAACCCCACCTTCGCCGGCCGTGACCGCCGGGTGGAGGCGTACGTCCTCGACTTCGACCGGGACATCTACGGAGAGCAGGTGGCGATCGACTTCGTCGCCCGGTTGCGGGAGACCCGCCGCTTCGACGGGGTCGGTCCGTTGGTCACTCAGATGAACGAGGACGTCGCTCAGGTCCGGACGGTGCTCGGGGTCTGA
- the rbfA gene encoding 30S ribosome-binding factor RbfA codes for MTDPARVRRHAERVRELVASVVRTQIKDPRLGMITITDARITADLRDATVFYTVLGDAAAQAGTRAALDSANGLLRSTVGKALGLRHSPTLTFVLDDVQEHAKHIDDLLAAARSADAEVQRLAANAEYAGDAQPYRAESDDDEDAADDEDAPDGAPRGAATADAAGSGQPYPDGRPR; via the coding sequence ATGACGGACCCGGCGCGGGTGCGCAGGCACGCGGAGCGCGTGCGCGAGCTGGTGGCTTCGGTAGTGCGTACCCAGATCAAGGACCCCAGACTCGGCATGATCACCATCACCGACGCGCGGATCACCGCTGATCTGCGCGACGCGACGGTCTTCTACACGGTCCTCGGTGACGCCGCCGCCCAGGCCGGCACCAGGGCGGCGTTGGACAGCGCGAACGGGCTGCTGCGCAGCACGGTCGGCAAGGCGCTCGGGCTGCGCCACTCACCGACGCTCACCTTCGTCCTCGACGACGTGCAGGAGCACGCCAAGCACATCGACGATCTGCTCGCTGCGGCCCGCAGCGCCGACGCCGAGGTGCAGCGGCTGGCGGCGAACGCCGAGTACGCCGGTGACGCCCAGCCGTACCGGGCCGAGTCGGATGACGACGAGGACGCAGCGGACGACGAGGACGCGCCGGACGGGGCCCCGAGGGGCGCGGCGACCGCCGACGCAGCCGGGTCCGGCCAGCCCTACCCGGACGGGCGACCCCGATGA
- a CDS encoding YlxR family protein: MGCRRRAPVHELLRVVVVGGEHVSRLRPDPIRGLPGRGAHLHPDPACLELAQRRRAFGRALRVPGVVDTGELAEYISTSTATSGHPAGRGSHSKVGRPT, encoded by the coding sequence GTGGGCTGCCGACGACGTGCACCGGTTCACGAGCTGCTACGGGTTGTCGTAGTTGGAGGCGAGCACGTGTCGCGCCTGCGACCTGATCCGATCCGTGGTCTACCGGGGCGGGGTGCGCACCTGCATCCCGATCCGGCGTGTCTGGAGCTGGCGCAGCGGCGTCGCGCCTTCGGGCGGGCGCTGCGGGTCCCCGGTGTCGTCGACACCGGGGAGCTGGCCGAGTACATCAGCACGTCAACCGCTACGTCCGGTCATCCGGCCGGACGAGGGTCGCACAGCAAGGTAGGACGACCGACATGA